One Nyctibius grandis isolate bNycGra1 chromosome 17, bNycGra1.pri, whole genome shotgun sequence genomic window carries:
- the LOC137671451 gene encoding C-signal-like → MAQPRCRSVLITGCSRGIGLGLVRGLAAATPSPDFVFATCRYPEKAQELQQLSKQYSNIKLLQLDVVCENSIKKVVKEVEEIVGDKGLNCLINNAGINVLASLEEVTAETMLTIYETNTVAQLMVTKAFLPLLRKAAQLSTGMGCHRAAIINMSSLAASMQLVQANEMFLKVYPYRIAKTALNMITRCLAADLKSDGILCISLHPGWLQTDMGGNMAPMQVQEAIPGILSVLDRLGEKENGSFLDWQGETLPW, encoded by the exons ATGGCCCAGCCGCGCTGCCGCTCCGTGCTCATCACCGGCTGCAGCCGCGGCAtcgggctggggctggtgcgGGGGCTCGCAGCCGCCACCCCCTCCCCGGATTTCGTCTTTGCGACCTGCCGGTACCCCGAGAAGGCGCAG GAACTCCAGCAGCTTAGCAAGCAATACAGCAATATCAAGCTCCTCCAACTGG ATGTGGTCTGTGAAAACAGCATCAAGAAGGTAGTCAAGGAAGTGGAAGAAATTGTGGGAGACAAAGGTCTGAACTGCCTCATTAACAATGCTGGCATCAACGTGCTTGCTTCCTTGGAAGAAGTCACAGCAGAGACAATGCTCACCATTTATGAAACCAATACAGTTGCCCAGCTGATGGTCACCAAG GCGTTTCTACCCCTTCTGAGGAAGGCAGCCCAGCTGAGCACAGGAATGGGCTGCCATAGAGCTGCTATTATCAATATGTCCTCTCTTGCTGCCTCCATGCAACTTGTCCAGGCAAATGAGATGTTCCTCAAGGTCTACCCCTACAGGATAGCAAAG ACTGCACTGAACATGATCACCAGGTGTCTTGCTGCGGACTTGAAATCCGATGGaattctctgtatttctctgcaTCCAGGCTGGCTTCAGACAGACATGGGTGGAAACATG GCTCCCATGCAGGTGCAAGAGGCTATCCCAGGTATTCTCTCTGTTCTGGACCGTcttggtgaaaaagaaaatggttccTTCCTGGACTGGCAAGGGGAAACTCTACCGTGGTAG